A window of Halobellus sp. LT62 contains these coding sequences:
- a CDS encoding AbrB/MazE/SpoVT family DNA-binding domain-containing protein, whose translation MGTLTNTKISEKNLTTVPKPVRNFLDVGAGDRVEWHVEDGRIIVEKFDSDE comes from the coding sequence ATGGGCACGCTGACGAACACGAAGATCTCCGAGAAGAACCTGACGACGGTCCCCAAACCGGTTCGTAACTTCCTCGACGTCGGCGCTGGCGACCGCGTCGAGTGGCACGTCGAAGACGGTCGGATCATCGTCGAGAAGTTCGATAGCGACGAGTGA
- the trpB gene encoding tryptophan synthase subunit beta translates to MSEGDFEGYGGRHVPEPLSGPLEQLATAYDDIKATEEFRTELEQLLEDYAGRPTSLYHAEGLSERYGADIYLKREDLLHGGAHKINNALGQALLAKKAGKSRLIAETGAGQHGTATAMVGALLDLDTEIYMGKKDVERQKMNVFRMRLMGATVNEVTRGGSGLSDAVDAALEDFAENIDDTHYLVGSVVGPDPFPRMVRDFQAVIGEEAREQFRERTGTLPDAAVACVGGGSNAMGLFHAFRDDDVAFYGAEGGGEGAGSKRHAAPLADGADGTIHGMKTRVIDDDVEVHSVSAGLDYPGVGPEHAMFRAVGRCDYRAVDDEAAKAAFRELSEEEGIIPALESSHAIALARDLADEHDSILVNLSGRGDKDMEQAAELFDLA, encoded by the coding sequence ATGTCCGAAGGAGACTTCGAGGGGTACGGCGGACGGCACGTCCCCGAACCGCTCAGCGGACCGCTCGAACAGTTGGCGACCGCCTACGACGACATCAAGGCGACCGAGGAGTTCCGGACCGAACTGGAGCAGTTACTCGAAGACTACGCCGGACGACCGACGTCGCTGTACCACGCCGAGGGCCTGAGCGAGCGCTACGGCGCAGACATCTACCTCAAGCGCGAGGACCTCCTGCACGGCGGCGCGCACAAGATCAACAACGCGCTCGGGCAGGCGCTGTTGGCGAAGAAGGCCGGAAAATCGCGGCTCATCGCCGAGACGGGCGCGGGCCAGCACGGCACGGCGACCGCGATGGTCGGCGCGCTCCTCGATCTCGACACGGAGATCTACATGGGCAAAAAGGACGTCGAGCGCCAGAAGATGAACGTCTTCAGGATGCGCCTGATGGGTGCGACGGTCAACGAGGTGACCCGCGGCGGATCGGGGCTGTCGGACGCCGTCGACGCCGCGCTCGAAGACTTCGCGGAGAACATCGACGACACGCATTACCTCGTCGGCTCCGTCGTCGGTCCCGACCCCTTCCCGCGGATGGTCAGAGACTTCCAAGCCGTCATCGGCGAGGAGGCGCGCGAGCAGTTCCGAGAGCGAACCGGAACCCTCCCCGACGCGGCGGTCGCCTGCGTCGGCGGCGGCAGCAACGCGATGGGGCTGTTCCACGCCTTCCGCGACGACGACGTGGCGTTTTACGGGGCAGAGGGCGGCGGCGAGGGCGCGGGCTCGAAGCGTCACGCCGCCCCGCTGGCGGACGGCGCGGACGGGACGATCCACGGGATGAAAACGCGCGTCATCGACGACGACGTCGAGGTACACTCCGTCTCCGCCGGGCTGGACTACCCGGGCGTCGGCCCCGAGCACGCGATGTTCCGCGCGGTCGGCCGCTGTGACTACCGAGCCGTCGACGACGAGGCCGCGAAGGCCGCGTTCCGGGAACTCTCCGAGGAGGAGGGGATCATCCCCGCGCTCGAATCCAGCCACGCGATCGCGCTCGCGAGGGATCTCGCCGACGAGCACGACTCCATCCTCGTGAACCTCAGCGGCCGCGGCGACAAGGATATGGAGCAGGCCGCGGAGCTGTTCGATCTGGCCTGA
- a CDS encoding cobalamin-independent methionine synthase II family protein: protein MSPPAIRTTHVGSLPRSDRLRSLLTDSDARGEAFEAAVEESIREVVRRQADVGIDVANDGEQSRIAYSVDVTNRLAGFGEGTVEREWPSDLDDVPDYGEELLGTTENIGGPVARGPIEYVGEEDLERDLARFDDAVAAEGVEFPARFHTAPSPGAVLRFTETAYHDSDEEYLFDLAAALATEYELIAETGAILQIDAPDLLAGFTLTYKDDSVDDFRDRVRTHIEALNEAVSGVPSEQIRLHGCWGNYEGPHHHDVALDAVIDAFYEADVGGLVVEGANPRHQHEYRTFEEHPLPDDWRLIPGVIDVKTNVVEHPEVVADRIERFADAVGDPDRIVAGADCGFETVVEGANAVHPSVAWKKLAALRAGADLAAERLS from the coding sequence ATGTCACCGCCCGCGATCCGCACCACCCACGTCGGAAGCCTGCCCCGTTCGGATCGACTGCGTTCGCTCTTGACCGACTCGGACGCCCGCGGGGAGGCGTTCGAGGCCGCGGTCGAGGAGTCGATCCGGGAAGTCGTGCGCCGGCAGGCTGACGTCGGCATCGACGTCGCCAACGACGGCGAACAGAGCCGCATCGCCTACTCGGTCGACGTCACCAACCGCCTCGCGGGCTTCGGCGAGGGAACCGTCGAGCGCGAGTGGCCCTCGGACCTCGACGACGTCCCCGACTACGGCGAGGAACTGCTCGGCACGACCGAGAACATCGGCGGCCCGGTCGCACGGGGGCCGATCGAGTACGTCGGCGAGGAAGATCTCGAACGCGATCTGGCCCGGTTCGACGACGCGGTCGCCGCCGAGGGCGTCGAGTTCCCCGCGCGCTTTCACACCGCACCCTCGCCGGGGGCTGTCCTCCGCTTTACGGAGACTGCGTACCACGACTCCGACGAGGAGTACCTCTTCGACCTCGCGGCGGCGCTCGCGACGGAGTACGAACTGATCGCCGAGACGGGGGCGATCCTCCAGATCGACGCGCCGGACCTGCTGGCGGGCTTTACGCTCACGTACAAGGACGACTCCGTCGACGACTTCCGCGACCGGGTGCGCACGCATATCGAAGCCCTGAACGAGGCCGTTTCGGGGGTCCCCTCCGAACAGATCCGCCTGCACGGCTGTTGGGGCAACTACGAGGGACCCCATCACCACGACGTCGCGCTCGACGCGGTGATCGACGCGTTCTACGAGGCCGACGTCGGCGGGCTGGTCGTCGAGGGCGCGAACCCGCGGCACCAACACGAGTACCGGACGTTCGAGGAGCATCCCCTCCCCGATGACTGGCGGCTGATCCCGGGCGTCATCGACGTGAAGACGAACGTCGTCGAACACCCCGAGGTCGTCGCCGACCGCATCGAGCGATTCGCCGACGCGGTGGGAGACCCCGACCGGATCGTCGCCGGTGCCGACTGCGGCTTCGAGACGGTCGTCGAGGGCGCGAACGCGGTGCATCCGAGCGTCGCGTGGAAGAAACTGGCGGCGCTGCGAGCGGGCGCTGATCTCGCCGCCGAGCGGTTGTCCTGA
- a CDS encoding molybdopterin molybdotransferase MoeA, whose translation MDAAGHGHDDLIAWDDGAERVVDLRGRWFSSLETERVEIDHIAGRTLAEPIDSPVDVPAQSHATMDGYAFDATEEYPLTVVDADVFPEDEPPELGSGEAIRIATGAPVPRAANAVLKREEATVEGGHLTGTELDPGTYVYERGSNVAAGERLFEAGERLGPKDAILLGDLGVDGVEVRRRLSVGLLATGTEIHEGRHRDLDSPMLAGLVRSWGHDATYEGSVPDAYERVESRISELAREHDVVVTTGGTSVGKKDYVIRALDSLGEVLFHRVRLRPGKPIAVAELPDHDAVALAIPGKPVGAHAVTTLVARPFFTGDASLPTVPARMARDVDIATPGFAYAIPVTFEEGDADRADPDGADAVDGGTDPPTAMPLGHVDSDLAVYESAFDPSVLSSSTRATRANGFVLTGEGVERGQAVDVVPYSVVE comes from the coding sequence ATGGACGCAGCGGGTCACGGCCACGACGACCTGATCGCGTGGGACGACGGGGCGGAACGCGTTGTGGACCTCCGCGGCCGGTGGTTCTCCTCTCTCGAAACCGAGCGCGTCGAGATCGATCACATCGCCGGGCGGACGCTCGCGGAACCGATTGACTCGCCGGTCGACGTCCCCGCGCAGAGCCACGCGACGATGGACGGCTACGCCTTCGACGCGACCGAGGAGTACCCGCTGACGGTCGTCGACGCCGACGTGTTCCCGGAGGACGAACCGCCCGAGTTAGGTAGTGGAGAAGCGATCCGCATCGCGACCGGCGCGCCGGTTCCGAGAGCCGCGAACGCGGTGCTCAAACGCGAGGAGGCGACCGTCGAAGGAGGTCACCTCACCGGGACGGAACTCGACCCCGGCACGTACGTCTACGAGCGCGGCAGCAACGTCGCTGCGGGCGAGCGGCTGTTCGAGGCCGGCGAGCGCTTGGGGCCGAAGGACGCGATACTGCTCGGCGACCTCGGCGTCGACGGCGTCGAGGTCCGACGGCGGCTGTCGGTCGGCCTGCTCGCGACGGGGACGGAGATCCACGAGGGCCGCCACCGCGACCTCGACTCGCCGATGCTCGCGGGACTGGTCCGCTCGTGGGGCCACGACGCGACCTACGAGGGGAGCGTCCCCGACGCCTACGAGCGCGTCGAATCCCGCATCTCGGAGCTGGCGCGCGAGCACGACGTCGTCGTGACGACCGGCGGAACGAGCGTGGGGAAGAAGGACTACGTGATTCGCGCGCTCGACTCCTTGGGGGAAGTGCTCTTTCACCGCGTTCGGCTCCGACCCGGCAAGCCGATCGCGGTCGCCGAGCTGCCCGACCACGACGCGGTCGCGCTCGCGATCCCGGGGAAGCCCGTCGGCGCGCACGCGGTGACGACGCTCGTCGCGCGCCCCTTTTTCACCGGCGACGCGTCGCTGCCGACGGTGCCCGCGCGGATGGCCCGCGACGTCGACATCGCCACCCCGGGGTTCGCCTACGCGATTCCGGTGACGTTCGAGGAGGGCGACGCGGACCGTGCGGATCCGGACGGCGCGGACGCGGTGGACGGCGGGACCGATCCCCCGACGGCGATGCCGCTCGGACACGTCGACTCCGACCTCGCCGTCTACGAGTCAGCATTCGACCCGAGCGTCCTCTCGTCGAGCACGCGCGCGACCCGCGCGAACGGGTTCGTGCTCACGGGCGAGGGCGTCGAGCGCGGACAGGCGGTCGACGTCGTCCCGTATTCGGTCGTCGAGTGA
- a CDS encoding nucleotidyltransferase family protein — translation MPDDESGLPLVSPPFGERTRERSHRDHTRGDHQRPRVAGVLLAAGTSSRFGDRNKLLATHEGEPIVRRAARTLLDAGLDPVVAVVGHEAERVTDALDGLDVRLVTNDTYETGQASSVRAGIRTLAESGDSIDAAVIALGDMPFVSPETVETLVAAYEAEVGDALAAAYEGVRGNPVLFDRRFFADLVDVAGDVGGREILLESGASACVAVSDPGVRRDVDELADLG, via the coding sequence ATGCCGGACGACGAGAGCGGGCTGCCGCTCGTCTCGCCGCCCTTCGGCGAGCGAACGCGCGAGCGCTCCCACCGAGATCACACGCGGGGCGATCACCAGCGGCCACGCGTCGCGGGCGTGTTGCTCGCGGCGGGAACGAGCAGCCGCTTCGGCGACCGGAACAAGCTGCTGGCGACGCACGAGGGCGAGCCGATCGTCCGGCGCGCGGCGCGGACGCTCCTCGACGCCGGGCTGGATCCCGTCGTCGCCGTGGTCGGTCACGAGGCAGAGCGCGTCACCGACGCCCTCGACGGTCTCGACGTCCGGCTCGTCACCAACGACACATACGAAACGGGGCAGGCGTCGTCGGTACGGGCTGGGATACGGACGCTTGCGGAGTCCGGAGACTCGATCGACGCTGCGGTGATCGCGCTCGGCGATATGCCCTTCGTCTCCCCCGAGACGGTCGAGACGCTCGTCGCGGCCTACGAGGCCGAGGTCGGCGACGCGCTCGCCGCCGCCTACGAAGGCGTGCGCGGTAACCCGGTGCTCTTCGACCGGCGGTTCTTCGCGGACCTCGTCGACGTCGCCGGCGACGTCGGGGGACGAGAGATCCTCCTCGAAAGCGGCGCGAGCGCCTGTGTGGCGGTTTCAGATCCCGGCGTCCGTCGCGACGTGGACGAACTGGCGGATCTCGGGTAA
- a CDS encoding glycosyltransferase family 87 protein: MVHRPDSLPDFLSDALLGSVSDFLRRPRIGRSSTSVRAVLLFAILWGAASYERNFNPDVLGLGWSPGSNLGANIRTYRYAAKLAREGQSFYAVAPPELGEWAVYLYPPITVSAYYPFTFLEWMDGYWAIVALNALAGVAVAAAIVRFVDRVSHRLGWLDAALIVGVVLLSPFTFGTMYYGNINLLVALAFVAGFLALDGDRPGWGGAAFGLAALFKLFPAVVGAWLLRTRSWRSIASATAVGLGGVAAGALAYGWGPTVTFFTEVVPNRSETADFVGGYPIDSTYYVTVQRPLSHVLWGLFPDAPAEALLPLTLFVCAGVLAVFYRRVETLQARLIAIFATLVVTVTVFPALQWYLVFLFFPMIPLWYVWEGPGRLLFLAGGAVMFANSPPGAIVDEVAALGVPDVVEVVATAVFTFATVQLYGIAIMLLACAAWTYGWHPARIVSRVVSVVRR, from the coding sequence ATGGTCCACCGTCCCGACTCCCTCCCCGACTTTCTTTCGGACGCCCTCCTTGGTTCTGTGTCCGACTTCCTCCGTCGGCCGCGCATCGGACGCTCCTCCACATCCGTTCGCGCGGTGCTCTTGTTCGCGATCCTCTGGGGTGCCGCCTCATACGAGCGAAACTTCAACCCCGACGTCCTCGGCTTGGGTTGGAGCCCCGGCAGCAACCTCGGTGCGAACATCCGGACGTACCGGTACGCGGCGAAACTGGCCCGCGAGGGGCAGTCGTTCTACGCGGTCGCCCCGCCGGAGTTGGGCGAGTGGGCGGTCTATCTCTACCCGCCGATCACGGTCAGCGCCTACTACCCGTTCACGTTCCTCGAGTGGATGGACGGCTACTGGGCGATCGTCGCGCTGAACGCCCTCGCGGGGGTGGCCGTCGCCGCCGCCATCGTCCGCTTCGTCGATCGGGTCAGTCACCGTCTCGGCTGGCTCGACGCGGCCCTGATCGTCGGCGTCGTGCTCCTCTCGCCGTTCACCTTCGGGACGATGTATTACGGGAACATCAACCTGCTCGTCGCGCTCGCCTTCGTCGCGGGCTTTCTCGCGCTCGACGGCGACCGGCCCGGGTGGGGCGGCGCGGCGTTCGGGCTCGCGGCGCTGTTCAAGCTCTTTCCGGCGGTCGTGGGCGCGTGGCTCCTCAGAACTCGGTCGTGGCGCTCGATCGCGAGCGCGACCGCAGTCGGTCTCGGTGGGGTCGCGGCCGGGGCCCTCGCCTACGGCTGGGGGCCGACGGTCACGTTCTTCACCGAGGTCGTCCCGAACCGCTCGGAGACGGCGGATTTCGTCGGCGGGTATCCGATCGACAGCACCTACTACGTGACGGTTCAGCGGCCGCTGTCGCACGTGCTCTGGGGACTCTTCCCGGACGCCCCCGCCGAGGCGTTGTTACCGCTCACGCTTTTTGTCTGCGCCGGCGTGCTCGCCGTCTTCTACCGCCGCGTGGAGACGCTGCAGGCGCGCCTGATCGCGATCTTCGCGACGCTCGTCGTGACCGTCACGGTCTTTCCGGCGCTGCAGTGGTATCTGGTCTTTCTCTTCTTCCCGATGATCCCGCTGTGGTACGTCTGGGAGGGTCCCGGACGACTCCTCTTTCTCGCGGGCGGGGCGGTGATGTTCGCCAACAGCCCCCCGGGCGCGATCGTCGACGAGGTGGCCGCCCTCGGCGTGCCGGACGTCGTCGAGGTCGTCGCCACAGCGGTCTTCACGTTCGCGACGGTGCAACTGTACGGGATCGCGATTATGCTGCTCGCGTGCGCGGCGTGGACGTACGGGTGGCATCCTGCGAGGATCGTGAGTCGGGTTGTGAGTGTCGTCCGGCGCTGA